The proteins below come from a single Alphaproteobacteria bacterium genomic window:
- a CDS encoding Holliday junction branch migration DNA helicase RuvB has protein sequence MSNSDLLKPDLLSEDTIQENNPALRPKSFSDFIGQDKITQNLSTFIQAAQKLKTPLDHVLLSGPPGLGKTTLAQIIANELGVGFKMTSGPIISKSGDLAALLTGLQPHDILFIDEIHRLPIAVEEILYPAMEDGKLDILIGEGPGARSIQITLPPFTLIGATTRSGLLSQPLRERFGIPLTLQFYEPQEIEKIITRNAKKLHVSLDQSGAQEISKRCRGTPRIAGRLLRRVRDIAVVLNKNNVDNTLADQALRQLEIDDCGFDETDRKYLHAIEIYYQGGPVGVETLAALLSEQRDMIEDVIEPYLIQQGYIQRTPRGRILTLKGKNYVSESQS, from the coding sequence ATGTCGAATTCAGACCTTCTCAAACCAGATCTCCTGTCAGAAGATACAATTCAGGAAAACAACCCAGCGCTTCGGCCCAAATCTTTTAGTGATTTCATTGGCCAAGACAAGATAACCCAAAATCTCAGCACTTTCATCCAAGCAGCTCAAAAGCTCAAAACCCCTCTTGATCACGTTCTTTTATCTGGCCCTCCTGGGCTTGGCAAAACAACGTTGGCTCAGATTATCGCCAACGAGCTTGGCGTTGGTTTTAAAATGACATCCGGCCCCATCATTTCAAAATCAGGAGATTTAGCAGCATTGTTAACCGGCCTTCAACCCCATGATATTTTATTTATTGATGAAATTCATCGCTTGCCAATAGCTGTTGAGGAAATCTTGTACCCTGCCATGGAAGATGGCAAGCTTGACATCCTGATTGGCGAAGGCCCAGGGGCGCGCAGTATTCAGATCACCCTGCCGCCTTTCACGCTTATTGGCGCAACCACCCGATCAGGGCTTCTAAGCCAACCTCTCCGGGAACGGTTTGGCATCCCGCTTACCCTCCAGTTTTACGAACCCCAAGAAATCGAGAAAATTATCACGCGTAATGCCAAAAAACTGCATGTTTCACTCGATCAAAGTGGTGCTCAGGAAATCTCTAAAAGGTGCCGGGGCACACCGCGTATTGCGGGGCGCCTTCTTCGCCGTGTGCGCGATATTGCCGTTGTTCTGAATAAGAATAATGTTGATAACACTCTTGCAGATCAAGCACTGAGGCAGCTAGAAATTGATGATTGTGGCTTTGATGAGACTGATCGAAAGTATTTGCACGCCATCGAAATTTACTATCAAGGGGGGCCTGTAGGCGTTGAAACCCTTGCCGCCCTTCTCTCGGAGCAGCGCGATATGATTGAAGATGTGATAGAACCATACCTGATTCAACAAGGATACATTCAGCGGACTCCACGCGGCCGAATTCTGACCCTTAAAGGAAAAAACTATGTCTCAGAAAGTCAATCCTAA
- the ruvA gene encoding Holliday junction branch migration protein RuvA, whose product MIAQLTGLFVRGTENHLIINVQGVGYLVWATRPTIERAMVASGPLTLEILTLFKQDYIVLYGFDQEIDKNIFELLLNVQGVGGKMALALISSLGTTAILSAIQIQDHTPLTQASGVGPKLAQRITRELKDKVSKLSSLPIYTEVGSTDPKTAAYVDAQHALIALGYKSHQVNQILKKIADQNTDLTIDQVITLALKHLSQLG is encoded by the coding sequence ATGATTGCTCAATTAACGGGTCTATTTGTTCGCGGCACTGAAAATCATCTCATCATCAATGTTCAAGGAGTTGGATATTTAGTATGGGCCACACGCCCCACCATTGAACGAGCAATGGTGGCTTCTGGACCTCTCACTCTAGAAATTCTGACTCTTTTTAAACAGGATTATATTGTTTTATATGGCTTTGACCAAGAAATTGATAAAAACATTTTTGAACTTCTCCTGAATGTTCAAGGGGTTGGGGGTAAAATGGCCTTAGCTCTCATTAGCTCTCTTGGCACGACCGCCATTCTTTCAGCCATTCAGATCCAAGATCATACCCCTCTTACACAAGCAAGTGGGGTTGGTCCAAAGCTTGCTCAACGGATCACCCGGGAACTCAAAGATAAAGTGAGCAAATTATCTTCCCTCCCCATTTACACGGAGGTAGGATCAACGGATCCTAAAACAGCCGCCTATGTCGATGCTCAACACGCGCTGATCGCCCTGGGTTATAAAAGCCATCAGGTCAATCAAATCCTCAAAAAAATTGCGGATCAAAACACTGATCTTACCATTGACCAAGTGATAACATTAGCTCTTAAACACCTGAGTCAATTAGGATAA
- a CDS encoding crossover junction endodeoxyribonuclease RuvC — protein MRILGIDPGLVHTGWGVIETTSSANQFLAAGVIKPKPSAPISDRLAQIHNELMAVLFEYQPDSAAIEDTFVNKNPASALKLGMARGVAFSCPGIHKIACVQYSPNQIKKSVVGAGHATKDQINHMVQIILGVRQSLNEHSADALAVAITHQHHISSHKILNS, from the coding sequence ATGCGCATACTTGGCATTGACCCTGGCTTGGTTCACACAGGATGGGGAGTTATAGAAACTACTTCTTCAGCAAACCAATTCCTGGCAGCTGGCGTTATCAAACCCAAACCTTCAGCGCCGATATCGGATCGTCTGGCTCAGATTCATAATGAATTGATGGCTGTTTTATTTGAATACCAGCCTGACTCTGCTGCCATTGAAGATACATTTGTCAATAAAAACCCCGCCTCTGCTCTAAAGCTTGGAATGGCCCGCGGTGTGGCATTCAGCTGTCCAGGCATCCATAAAATTGCGTGCGTGCAGTATTCTCCCAATCAAATCAAAAAAAGCGTTGTCGGGGCTGGCCATGCAACCAAGGATCAAATTAATCACATGGTCCAAATCATTTTAGGCGTGCGCCAATCCTTGAATGAACATAGCGCCGATGCACTTGCTGTTGCTATTACCCACCAGCATCATATATCATCTCATAAAATATTAAATTCATAA
- a CDS encoding YebC/PmpR family DNA-binding transcriptional regulator: MAGHSQFKNIMHRKGTQDKKRAKVFTKIIRELTVAAKSTPNPSANPRLRAAIATARAANMPKDTMERAIKKGSSGEDTTNYQEVRYEGYGPASSALIVEALSDNRNRTASELRTIFNKNDGSLGETNSVSFQFNHHGLITFKAETLEFDTLFEEALKNGALDVSTQDDLHQVFTDPTEVHKTAESLQKAVAVEPHSLELIWQPQIYIEVDNDQLELLQNLISLLEDNDDVQKVFCNVRLPEADPTNTE, from the coding sequence ATGGCTGGACATTCGCAGTTTAAAAACATTATGCACCGCAAAGGGACTCAAGACAAAAAAAGAGCCAAAGTTTTCACCAAGATCATTCGTGAGCTGACCGTTGCAGCAAAATCAACTCCAAATCCAAGCGCTAACCCACGCCTTAGAGCCGCCATTGCCACAGCCCGAGCAGCCAACATGCCAAAAGACACCATGGAACGGGCCATTAAAAAAGGGTCCAGTGGTGAAGATACCACCAACTATCAAGAGGTTCGCTACGAAGGATATGGCCCAGCTAGCAGCGCGCTTATTGTTGAAGCCTTGTCTGATAATCGGAATCGAACTGCTTCAGAGTTGCGGACAATTTTTAATAAAAATGACGGCAGTTTAGGCGAAACGAATAGCGTTAGCTTTCAGTTTAACCACCACGGCCTGATCACCTTTAAAGCAGAAACCCTTGAATTTGACACCCTTTTTGAAGAAGCTCTTAAAAATGGCGCTCTTGATGTTTCAACACAGGACGATCTTCACCAAGTTTTCACAGATCCAACCGAGGTCCACAAAACAGCCGAAAGCCTTCAGAAAGCAGTCGCTGTTGAACCCCATTCATTAGAATTGATCTGGCAACCACAGATATATATTGAGGTGGACAATGACCAGTTGGAGTTGCTGCAAAATCTAATTTCTTTGCTTGAAGATAATGATGATGTCCAAAAAGTATTCTGTAACGTCCGCTTGCCAGAAGCAGACCCCACCAATACTGAGTGA